Within Candidatus Rubrimentiphilum sp., the genomic segment GGCCTGGCTCGAAAAAGAGTTCGAAAAGCACGATGTTCCGATTGCCGCGCACATTTCGGCGCCGGGTCTGCTCGACGGCAGCGACGTTGTGCTGGTGGGCACGACGGCATTCATCGGCGTCAGCGCTCGCAGCAATGCGCTCGGACGCGAGGGCTTCGCGCGCATCGCCAAAGCGCACGGCTTTGCGGCTGTCGAGGTACGGTTGGCTGCAAACGTCCCATCGCTGCGCTCGGTCTGCGGCGTTCTTTCGGACGACGCACTCGTGATCGCGCCGGAGCGTCTCGACCGCGCCGCTTTCGCCGGCTTCAAGACGATCGCGGTCGAGCGCGGCGACGAGCTGGGCGCCGGCGTACTCAATGTTGGCCCGCACCATGTGATTGCCGACGTTCGTTTTCCGCGCGTTATCAACGCGCTGCGCGACTCGGGCACGCGCGTCGAAGCGATCGATGTCTACGATTTCGAACGCATCGGACTCACTCCCTCAACGCTGGCGGTCGATCTCAAACGTGTCTAAGCAACTGCGGATCGCGATCTTTTCGGACATCCACGGGAACCTCGCGGGGCTCGATGCATGCTTGGCCGATCTGCAAGCGCAGGGCGGCGCCGACATTCATGTAGCCGCGGGCGATTTGTGCATGGACGGCCCGAAGCCGAAGAAGGTGTTGCAGCGGCTCCAAGAGATCGGTGCGCAGTGCGTGCGCGGTAACACCGATCGTTACATCGGCGCGCAAACGGAAGAAGACATGCACGGCGCCGACCCGGCGGATCGCAAGCAAGTCGAGTGGCAGCGCAAAGAGATCGGCGAAAAATGGGTCTCATGGCTGCGCGAGTTGCCGTTTTCGCTTCGCTTTGGAGAGAAACACAACCAACTGCTGGTCGTGCACGCGAATCCGACCAACGACGACGAACATCTCTGGCCCGGCGCCGAGGATGACGTTCTTAAACGGCTCATCGGCAAGGAAGGCGCGGGAACCATTGCGTTCGGCCATCTGCACATTCCGTACGTGCGGGCGTGGCGCGGCAAGACGCTCGTAAACGTTTCGTCCGCGGGTTTGCCGAAAGACGGCGATCCGCGCGCGGGTTACGCCATTCTCACCGAACGCACCGGAGGCTGGGAAGTGCGGCACCGTCGCGCCGCGTTTGATGTGAAGAAAGTCGCGACGGCGCTGGCTGACTGCGGCATTCCCGGGAGTTCGGATTTAATCTCGACTTTGCGCCGCCACCGTTACAAACGGTTAAAATCGCTGATTCCTTGAACGGCGCGCCTAACCAAGAATTCGCGCTCGAGATTTCGGGCATCGTCAAGCGCTATGGGGACTTCACCGCCGTCGACGGCGTGTCGCTGCAGGTGCGCGCCGGCGATTTCTTTGGATTCTTGGGCCCGAACGGCGCCGGCAAGACGACGACGATCAACGCAATCGTCGGATTGGCGCGGCTGAACGCCGGCTCGATTCGCGTCTTCGGCTACGACAACGCCACGCAGTGGCGCGAAGCGCGGCGCTGTATCGGCCTTGCTCCGCAGGAATACAACTTCGATCGCTATCTCTCGATTCGCGATATTTTGATATACCAAGCGGGGTATTTCGGCATTCGCGCGCGAGAGGTTACGGAGCGTGCGGACGAGCTGCTCGATCGGTTCGGCCTCGCTTCCAAGGCGAAACTGGATTACATGAAGCTCTCGGGCGGTCAGAAGCGACGCCTGACGCTGGCGCGAGCGCTGATCAATTCGCCGCGGCTGCTGATTTTAGACGAACCTACCGCGGGCGTCGACGTCGAGTTGCGTTTGGAGCTCTGGGACCTCTTGCGCAAGCTCAACGGCGAGGGCATGACGGTTTTCCTGACGACGCATTACTTGGAGGAGGCCGAAGCGCTCTGCCGCGACGTCGGGATCATTCGCGCAGGAAAACTGGTTGCGCTGGAGCCGACGCACGAGCTGCTCGCCCGTAAGGGCAAGGGCTTGCAAGAGGTTTTCCTGGATCTGACACGATCCGGCTCGACGGAGCCCGTGCTATGAACACCGTCGGGATGTTCACGCTGATGAAGCGCGAGATGGTGCGCAGCCTCAAGATCATCAATCAGGTAATTTGGCCGCCGATGATCACCACGGCGCTCTACGTTTTCGTGTTCGGCGTGGCGCTGGGCAGCCGCGTGAAGGCGCCGCATGGCATGTCGTATTCGGTCTTCCTTATTCCGGGGCTCATCATGCTGCAAGTCATCGACTCGTCTTACGGCGAGTGCAGCAGTTCGGTCTTCCAAGCGCGATTCATGAATTGGATCCAGGAGATGCTCATCGCGCCGATGTCGGCGTATGAGATCGTCTTCGGCTATATCTTGGGCAGCATCGTGCGCGCG encodes:
- a CDS encoding ABC transporter ATP-binding protein, with translation MNGAPNQEFALEISGIVKRYGDFTAVDGVSLQVRAGDFFGFLGPNGAGKTTTINAIVGLARLNAGSIRVFGYDNATQWREARRCIGLAPQEYNFDRYLSIRDILIYQAGYFGIRAREVTERADELLDRFGLASKAKLDYMKLSGGQKRRLTLARALINSPRLLILDEPTAGVDVELRLELWDLLRKLNGEGMTVFLTTHYLEEAEALCRDVGIIRAGKLVALEPTHELLARKGKGLQEVFLDLTRSGSTEPVL
- a CDS encoding metallophosphoesterase family protein, which encodes MSKQLRIAIFSDIHGNLAGLDACLADLQAQGGADIHVAAGDLCMDGPKPKKVLQRLQEIGAQCVRGNTDRYIGAQTEEDMHGADPADRKQVEWQRKEIGEKWVSWLRELPFSLRFGEKHNQLLVVHANPTNDDEHLWPGAEDDVLKRLIGKEGAGTIAFGHLHIPYVRAWRGKTLVNVSSAGLPKDGDPRAGYAILTERTGGWEVRHRRAAFDVKKVATALADCGIPGSSDLISTLRRHRYKRLKSLIP